The following nucleotide sequence is from Anaeromicrobium sediminis.
GGTATATGAATCAATTTGTAATGAAATTAGCAGGCAGCAAGAAAAGATTGAATTAATAGCTTCTGAAAACTTTGTAAGTGAAGCTGTTATGGAAGCAATGGGCAGTCAACTTACTAATAAGTACGCAGAAGGATATCCTGCTAAAAGATATTATGGTGGCTGTGAACATGTTGATGTGGTAGAAGACCTAGCTAGAGAAAGATTAAAAAAATTATTCAATGCAGATCATGTAAATGTACAACCTCATTCAGGTGCCAATGCTAATTTGGGTGTATATTTTGCTATATTAAAGCCAGGTGATGTGGTTTTAGGTATGAATTTATCCCATGGTGGACATTTAACCCATGGAAGTCCCGTTAATATTTCTGGAACATATTATAAATTTGTTGATTATGGTGTAAACAAGGAAACAGAAACTATAGACTATGAAGAAGTTAGAAGAATTGCAATAGAAAATAAGCCTAAGTTGATTGTTGCAGGTGCTAGTGCTTACCCTCGCGCTATAGACTTTAAAAAGTTTAGGGAAATAGCTGACGAAGTGGGAGCGTATCTAATGGTTGATATGGCCCATATTGCAGGGTTAGTTGCTGCTGGACTTCATGAAAATCCATGTGAGTATGCTCACTTTGTTACGACTACTACTCATAAGACCCTAAGAGGTCCTAGGGGAGGAGCTATTTTATGCAAAGGAGAATTTGCTAAAAAAATCGATAAAGCTATTTTCCCAGGTATTCAAGGAGGCCCTTTAATGCATGTTATTGCAGCTAAAGCTGTAAGCTTCAAAGAGGCTCTTGAAGATGAATTTATTACATATCAAAAACAAGTTATAAAAAATGCAAAGAGACTAGGAGAAGAACTTGTAAAGAGAGGGTTTAGATTAGTATCAGATGGCACTGACAACCATTTAATATTAATAGATGTTAGAAATAAGAATATTACAGGAAAAGAGGCAGAAAGACTACTAGATGAGGCTGGAGTTACAGTAAATAAAAATACAATACCTTACGATCCAGAGAGTCCTTTTGTAACTAGTGGAATACGTATAGGAACGCCAGCAGTAACTACTAGAGGTATGAAAGAAGATGACATGGAAACAATAGCAGAGATTATTAGTACTATAATAGATAAGAAAGATACTATGGATAAGGCTAAAGATATGATTAAAGGCTTATGTGAAAATTTTCCATTATATTAAATAAGTTTTAAGTTAAGGAAGGAAATTAGTAATTTAATTTCCTTCCTTTTTTACTTTGTAGACCTTTACATTGTTTGTTATAGAGTACAAAGATATGGAATCTTCATATCTTTTTTGAAGCTAAAAGCCTATTTTTCATAAAGATTCCTTACCATATAAGAAGTTCCTGAATATAATGAGGTAAAAGAAAAATGGAGCTGATAGGATGTTGTATTACAATGAAAAATATGTGATAGTGCTTTCTTCTGCCTATCATGGATATTATGTAGAAGATCTTCTTAGAAGAAATTCGATTCCTAATACTTTTAAAAGGGCACCAAGGGCCATAGGACCGTCATGCCATACGGCTATATATATACAAGAAAAGGATCTAGATAAAGCTATGGAGTTAATAAATAAGGTTAACGTATCTGTTAAGGGTGTCTATGAACTGATACAGATAGGAGGCATGTACGATTATAGAAAGATACAATAAAATTAAAGACAAATATAAAAGAGGGGAAAACTACGACTTAAAATTCCCTTCTTTCATGCTTAATAGAAAGGATATTATACTTTTTAAACTTAAAGTAACAAATGAATTAATTGTATAGATTCATTTGAATCAATTGAGGCATATAAAAAATAGGAGTAGTTTCCCACCTCCTATTTGAAAATGCGCTTAAAAATCCCAGCATTATTCATTTTATCAATTTCTTCCTTTAACTTTTTATTTTCATTATTAAGATTTTCAAGACGCTTACTCATGTTATCTAAACGCTCTTCATACATTTTAATTGAATTTTGTAAGGAGATATTTTCCTCATCCATAGACTTATAATCATTTAGAAGTTTCTTATGCTTATTATTTAATATGTTAACATATGTCTTATTTTCATTATCTAATTTTTTTACCTCATCTCTCATGAGTTTTAGTTTACCTTCCAAGGTATGAAGTAAATTTGTCTTTGAATAAAGTTCCTGCTCTTTTTTATACAATTTTAATTGAAGATGTTTATGATTATCCTGTTTAGGTAAATTGTTTGTAACAGGTTTAATTGTTGATTTTATAGTAGAAAACTCTTTTTTTTCTGTTCTCATCCCTGTAATATCTATTGGAAATGGATTGCTAAGATCGCTACATAGAATAAAATTTGATGTATAAGAACATGTACTTTCGTTTTGCCCATATACTTTTACTAAGTGGAAGTTAGGAATGTCTAAACTATAGGGGTTGTTAAAGTGGCTATTGCCTGCCTTTTTTGCATAGTAAACAATTTCATTAGAAAGAGTATAACAGATCATATTAGAACTATTAATAAATAAAAAGTGATCTGTAATGGGTGTATTTATTTCAGAGCTAATAGATGGTTTATGTATTATCTTATTTTCATATAAGGTTAAATACTTTATGCAATAATTATTTTTCTGTTTATCTGAATAGGCAATATGGTTAATATTATCTTCACTTACTATTACATCTATAGAAAAATTTTTAGTATATATGCAGGAAGAAATTTTCATGGGAATACTCCAATTTCCATCTAAGAGTTTCGTATACATTAAGTCGAAAATCATATTATTATTACTAAGGTAAATTAAAGCTAAATTTTCACTTTTATCCTTATATAAAAAATATGGATTTATTGAATTTTTATGATTAAGGCGAACTCTATTGAATACATTTTTTTTCCATAAAGGTCCTTCCATATAATAGGAGAGTATAGACCAAGATAAGGAAGAAGATGTACCTTTCCAGCAAAAAACAATATGAGGTGAGCCATGAGAACAAACAAGAGAAATATTTTTTATAGTTTCTCCCTCTTCTGAGATTTCGTAGAGCAAATGAGAATGCCACATATTCCCTTCACTTTTATAGTATATTAGTTTTTTGCATTTAGTATATAAAGCTATATGTATATTTTTATCTTTATCCATGTCCAAATTGTATTCGTCTACTTCATAAGGACTTATTTGGATGATAGAATCCTTTGTTTTATATTTTAAATAGTCATCTTCATCAACATATATATTGAAAAATTCATTGTTAGTAAATAAAATCCTAGGTACTTTTTTATTTTCTATCACATTATCACCCACCTTAATAAAATATATTATTGATGGTATTACAATATGTAGAGATTTTAATGAAAAATTTTAAAAGTTTTATCACCAAATAGGATTGGAATACATAATATACAATTAGAACAGGAGATTTATTTACTACTTACAGATAAGAATGTTTATCTTTAAATATAAAAGAGGGGGAGAATATATGTACAAAAAATCATCCTGCGGAATCAGTATGTATACTCCAGGTGTAATTCCGGAAGAATTAAGAGAATCATTTGGAAATGCATGTGAGTTAGTTTGTGTACAGATTCCTAAGGTATACGATTCTTGTCTTTTAAGATTATGTTTAGTAGGAGATCAAGATAAAGCCAACGAAGAAGAAGGTATTGAATTTGACAAAGACTTGAGAGTTAGAATTGATTGTTGCGTAGATGGTATAGTAAATGCAAGAGTTGTTGGCTTAGTACCAGGTTCCTTTAAGATAATCAGTAAAAGAGAAGTCCCAGGAGATTGTGACAGAAAGATTATTTGTTACACATATGAATTAAAAATATTGTACGATATTGTTTGTGAAGATGGTACAATATGCAAAGATGAAGTATTATGCTTAAGGAGAAGTGAGTGTGTTGGCCCATTATATTGCCCAGACTCAGAAACCATCATAAGAGAACAACAAGGTGATCGTCGTCATCATCATCATCACCGTGATGATCCTATAGATGAGGAGATTATCAAATTAGAAATAATAGCTAAAGTTTTAGATGTAAAAATCGAGCTGGAAGAATGTCCATGTGATCCATATGAGGATGAATGCTTTGCAGTATTTACAGTGGGAATTTACAATATAGTTAAATGTGAACTAGTAGTTCAACTAGTAATACCTGCATTTGGATTCTGTCCACCACCAAAGCCATGTGAAAAAATGGGAGAACCATGTGAAATCTTTAATTCTCAATTACCACCTGCTTTCTTCCCACCACAATTAGATGATTTTATAACTGGTCCTTGTGTATAAATAAATTGAGATGTTCTAATCTTGAACATCTCAATTTATTTTTTACGCTATAGGAAATTATAAATTTTTAAAACTGTGGGTAAGTAAAAAATAAGGGGGTGTGGGGGAAGAATTCCCCTGCCGCCTTTAAGGAGGGTGCTCAGCAACTTCAGTTGCGTCGAAGGGAACCATAGGGTTCCATAGCGAAGCATACGAAGTATGCCCTTTTTATATATTAAATTATTATTTAACAAAAATCTCTGTAATAATTATGCCAGTAAATCTAAAGATAAATATATCATAATAATGGATTAAAGGACATTTACTATTTGAACAAGTTTAGTAGCCTGGAAAAAATATTATTATTATTATTATTTTTAAGATTTTCATTTAAAATATTACATTGATTTGTTAGAAACTCAATTTTTTCTTCGGTAAACTCTTGCTTTTCAGTTAATGAGTTTAATAAGCTATTTATACTTTCTTGTTTTTTTTTCATATCCTCCATAAGTAATAAAAAATTTTTAATGTCATTTAAGCCTTCATATTCCATAATCTTAGTAGTTGATGTATCTAATGGAACTGATAGGGATACAGTATTTTCCCTTTTAGTATAATCTATAAGGTTTATGCCTAAAATATATAATCTTTTCTTTAAAACGGAGTAAGTGAAAGGTATTTTTAATAATTCATAATTAATATAGTTATTTCCTAATAAGGTAGAAGGAATAAGTTCATCATTCTCATATCCCATATCTTCAAATTCATCATTCCACAAATCTGCTAATATGTTTTTAGACTTAGAAATAAATTGTCCATTTTCATTCCATATTACCTTTATAAAGTTAGACATTTTCATTATTATGGGATTTGTGTTGTTAGTATTTTCCCTAGAAATTTTTTGTGCTTTAGTCCAAGAGCCCTTTGAGGAATTTAATTTTTCATTATAAGTATAATAAATTGATAGATTGTTGTTTTCTAGCTTGGACCAAACCATATGACCTTTGTTTAGATTATCGCAAAGTATAAAAGGGGTAGAATGAATATTAAAGGTATTAAGTATTCTAGTAGGGTGAGTCCAAAGGTCATAACCAGGGTTAAATTTGCAATAATATATGAAGTACTTCCTATTATATAGAGATTTAAATACTACATGAATATTATTATGATAATCCATATCAACATTAAATGGATTGTTGTATTTTTCAGTGACTATATCGCAAACTTTCTTAGTATACCATTTATGATTTTTATAGGAATGATGCTTTAGTGTCCAAAGTTCTGAGTTTAAAACATTGCATATGCCTAATAATATATGTATTTGTTCATTTATGATGAAGATTTTTAAATTCCTAAAATTATTAGACTTATAATCATAATTAGTTATAGGTTTAAACTCATAGTCTCCGTTTTCATAGGTTGTGTATTCTAAATCTCCTAAGGAGGATATGACTACTATATGAAAGCTTTCCTTTGAATCTATTCCAATAGCGTAATCTACTATATTTTTTGCCAATTTTTTATTCATATAGACTTGATTGTCTCTTATAATATCCAAATAAAGATCTTTATCTTTTTTATAAAAAAAGTATATAAAATTAGTTTTGGAAGAATAAATGTATTGATTTTTATAAATAGAGTTCACAAACTATACCTCCCTTCATAAATTGTCCCATTATAATATATTTTTTTTTATAAAAAAAAATTACAGATTCATTAAAAAAATTTGATATTCAAAAGAATAAGGTCATATATATTATTTAAGGGGGGATAGTATGGAAGCTAGTTTTTCTAGTAACGGTAAAATATTAGAGGATAAAATAGTAGAGCCAAACCCATATACATCAAATAATAAGAAGAAAGAATATAATGTAGAATCAATTGGAAATGTAAACTTCCTAGATGAAGTGGAATCTGTAGGTGTGCTATTGGATAAAGTTTATTCATTTTGTCAACTTAGGGATTGTTTTCCAAAATTTAAAATAGATATACATGACTTTAGTAGAAAAACAGAATTTGAGAATATTATATTTCAAGAAGGATATATTGAAAGGGGAACTTTAGAGATAAGTTCTGTAGGAAAGAAAAGACCGAATTTTTCTAGGATAAAATTTACTCTAAAAATACCATTTACATTAAATCTAAGAAACCTGACAACTAAAGAATTAATAAGTATGAATGGGATTTTACCAGAATTAAAGAAGGATATTATAATGTACATACCAGAGGCAAGGAGTGAATTTGATTTTAGGGTGGTTGCAGAAACTAGAACAGAAATATTATCTTTACCTGAGATCATAAATAATCAAATCGAAATTCCAATAGGTATATTTTCAATAATAAGGGTAGTAGGTAGAGTGCAATTACTTGTACCAGCATACAAAACAACACCGGAACCTCCAGAGGCAGAAACATATGAGCATATGGAAGAATCCATATGTGAAGCCTTTGACACAAGAAACTTTCCACAAGATTTTTTTCCCATAAAAGATGATATATAATATATGTGTTTTTAAGGAGGAATTGGGTTGCGAATATTATTTCAAATAAGAAAGGACTATGAGAAAAATTCAGCTGGTGATACAGTAATATTGAAAAATATGGTCGAAGGTCTGAGGAAATTAAATGTTTCTGTGGATGTATATAATGATCATAGGATTTCAGTGAAAAAATATGATGTGGTCCATATTTTTAATACTATAAGGATTTATGAAAGTTACAAATTTTTTAAAAATGCTCAAAATGGTGGCAAAAGGATCGTTATAAGTCCCATATATTGGAACTTAAAAGATTTTTATAAAAATAGTAATAATATGGAATTAGTTAAGATATGGGACAAAAATGAAAGTAAAAGAAAAGAAATGTTAGATGAATGTGACGTCATACTAGCTCATGCTCAAGGTGAATTAGATGAAATAGAAAAATTTTATGGAAAAAAAACAAATTATAAAATACTTCCCTATGGGGTGGATAGGAAGTTTATAAATGGGAAAAAAAATTATTTGTTAAGTAAATACAATATAGATAATTATATATTGTGTGTTGGCAGAATTCATAGACAGAAAAATCAAATTTCTCTGTTAGAAGCCTTAAAAAAAGAAACAATTCCAATAGTTATAGCAGGGAATATTAATGATGAAGAATATTTAAAAACATGTCTTAAAATAAGAAAGAAAAATGTATTTGTGCTCAATGGAAAAAATAAATACGATTTGCCTTCTTTATACAAGAGTGCTAAGGTTCATGCTCTTCCAAGCTTTTTTGAATATCCAGGATTAGCTAGCATGGAAGCAGGCCTAGGGGGCTGCAATGTGGTAACCACTCAAATAGGAACCACAAAAGAAATATTTAAGGATTATGCAAAATATTGTAATCCCAATGATGTAAATTCCATAAGAGAAAATATTATGGAAGCTTTTTGGGAAGAAAGAGATAGTAAATTAAGAGAATACATATATGAAAACAACAACTGGGAAAAAATTTGCCTGAAACTAAAAAACATATATGAATCTTTAATATAAAATAATAGAAAATGTTTAGGCACAAGGCCTAGACATTTTTTTCATTAATCATAATTCAATAGTAACAAAGGAAGTTAAACTTAAAAATTTAAAGTGAAGAATAATTTAGATAGGGTTAGCTCTCAAGGAGGGAAAGTATGAAAGTAGTAATTCTATGCGGTGGAAAAGGTGTAAGAATGAAAAAAATTACAGAGGATATACCAAAGCCAATGGCCCCTATAGGTGATAGGCCAATTCTTTGGCATATTATGAAGAATTATATGCATTATGGTTTTAATGATTTTATTTTGCTATTAGGATATAAAGGAGATAAAATTAAGGAATATTTTTTAGACTATAAGTGGAGGAATTCAGATTTTATTTTAGATACTAGATATGGAGAAAAAAAAGTAAATTATATAAATGGAGGTGAAAAATGGAGAATAACTTTTATAGATACAGGCCTTCATACTATGACAGGAGGGCGAGTTAAACAAATTAAAAAGTATATAAAGAATACTTTTTTTCTAACATATGGAGATGGCTTATCAGACATAAATATAAAAAAACTTTTAGATTACCACAAAGAAAGGGGCAAAATTGGAACGGTTACAGGTGTAAATAGAAACAGTCAATACGGCATATTGGATGTAGAAAAGGGGATGGTGAAAGAATTTAAAGAGAAACCCAATAATAAGGAGATAATAAATGGTGGATTCTTTGTTTTTGAACCGGAATTTTTTTCATACATAGAAGATGAAGAAAAATCCATATTAGAAAGAAAACCTTTAATGACTTTAGCTACTCAAAATGAATTAGCAGTTTATGAACACAAGGGATTTTGGATGGCCATGGATACGTACAAGGATGTATTAGAAGTGAATAAAATGTGGAATGAGAAAAGAGCAAAGTGGAAGGTGTGGTAAATTGTGGGTAAAGATTTCTGGAAAAATAAGAATGTTTTCATAACCGGAGCTACTGGTTTTTTAGGAAATCATTTATGGAAAAGACTGGTCAATGAAGGTGCTAATGTAACCATATTAGTTAGAGATAAATTAAAAGGTATAAATATATGTGAATATAAGGATGTAAATATTGTTTATGGAAAAATAGAAGATGTAAAACTAATAGAAAGAATATTAGGAGAATATGAAATAGATACTATATTTCACTTAGCTGCACAGGCTATTGTAGGAGTGGCTAATAGAAATCCTATATCAACCTTTGAAAGCAATATACTAGGAACGTGGAATATATTAGAAAGTGCCAGAAGGACTTCCCTAATAAAAAGAGTAGTAGTGGCATCTAGCGATAAGGCCTATGGACAACAAGAACGATTGCCCTATGATGAAAACATGTGCCTTAAGGGGAAACATCCTTATGATGTGTCAAAAACTTGTGCTGACCTAATAAGTCAGTCTTATTATTACACATATAATTTACCCGTTTGTATAACAAGATGTGGCAATTTATATGGAGAGGGAGATTTTAATTTTAATAGAATAATTCCTCAAACCATTAGGTCTATATACTATAATGAATCTCCAATTATTAGAAGTGATGGAACTTTTGTTCGAGACTACTTTTATGTTCAAGATGCAGTTGAAGCATATCTTTTGTT
It contains:
- a CDS encoding serine hydroxymethyltransferase; the protein is MDFNNLKVVDEKVYESICNEISRQQEKIELIASENFVSEAVMEAMGSQLTNKYAEGYPAKRYYGGCEHVDVVEDLARERLKKLFNADHVNVQPHSGANANLGVYFAILKPGDVVLGMNLSHGGHLTHGSPVNISGTYYKFVDYGVNKETETIDYEEVRRIAIENKPKLIVAGASAYPRAIDFKKFREIADEVGAYLMVDMAHIAGLVAAGLHENPCEYAHFVTTTTHKTLRGPRGGAILCKGEFAKKIDKAIFPGIQGGPLMHVIAAKAVSFKEALEDEFITYQKQVIKNAKRLGEELVKRGFRLVSDGTDNHLILIDVRNKNITGKEAERLLDEAGVTVNKNTIPYDPESPFVTSGIRIGTPAVTTRGMKEDDMETIAEIISTIIDKKDTMDKAKDMIKGLCENFPLY
- a CDS encoding DUF3343 domain-containing protein; this translates as MLYYNEKYVIVLSSAYHGYYVEDLLRRNSIPNTFKRAPRAIGPSCHTAIYIQEKDLDKAMELINKVNVSVKGVYELIQIGGMYDYRKIQ
- a CDS encoding glycosyltransferase, coding for MRILFQIRKDYEKNSAGDTVILKNMVEGLRKLNVSVDVYNDHRISVKKYDVVHIFNTIRIYESYKFFKNAQNGGKRIVISPIYWNLKDFYKNSNNMELVKIWDKNESKRKEMLDECDVILAHAQGELDEIEKFYGKKTNYKILPYGVDRKFINGKKNYLLSKYNIDNYILCVGRIHRQKNQISLLEALKKETIPIVIAGNINDEEYLKTCLKIRKKNVFVLNGKNKYDLPSLYKSAKVHALPSFFEYPGLASMEAGLGGCNVVTTQIGTTKEIFKDYAKYCNPNDVNSIRENIMEAFWEERDSKLREYIYENNNWEKICLKLKNIYESLI
- a CDS encoding glucose-1-phosphate cytidylyltransferase codes for the protein MKVVILCGGKGVRMKKITEDIPKPMAPIGDRPILWHIMKNYMHYGFNDFILLLGYKGDKIKEYFLDYKWRNSDFILDTRYGEKKVNYINGGEKWRITFIDTGLHTMTGGRVKQIKKYIKNTFFLTYGDGLSDINIKKLLDYHKERGKIGTVTGVNRNSQYGILDVEKGMVKEFKEKPNNKEIINGGFFVFEPEFFSYIEDEEKSILERKPLMTLATQNELAVYEHKGFWMAMDTYKDVLEVNKMWNEKRAKWKVW
- a CDS encoding GDP-mannose 4,6-dehydratase; translation: MGKDFWKNKNVFITGATGFLGNHLWKRLVNEGANVTILVRDKLKGINICEYKDVNIVYGKIEDVKLIERILGEYEIDTIFHLAAQAIVGVANRNPISTFESNILGTWNILESARRTSLIKRVVVASSDKAYGQQERLPYDENMCLKGKHPYDVSKTCADLISQSYYYTYNLPVCITRCGNLYGEGDFNFNRIIPQTIRSIYYNESPIIRSDGTFVRDYFYVQDAVEAYLLLAKKMDDKSIWGEAFNFSNEIQLNVFELVSKILKIMNSDLKPIILNKGKNEIKHQYLSANKAKKLLKWSHIYSMDEGLRRTVKWYAEYLSKL